A single Actinomadura algeriensis DNA region contains:
- a CDS encoding CDP-alcohol phosphatidyltransferase family protein, which translates to MSRPTEAEVPAPDRPHTDGERADDDRPSRKSARVADVRAHGQPPGLKERRNEEHWAGRLYMRALSPYFGWIALRLGFSPNQLTYLMMLSGIAAGVVVSLPLSPLWTAVGGAVLIQIYLLLDCVDGEVARYLRQTSVAGVFLDRIGHYLSEVSLLIGLGFAAQGGWETGGYVELGMLAALGAALIKAETDNVIVARAKSGLTADPTGGDRALRPRSTRIALARQAASMLRFHRIIGAVELSLLILAAAALDTVLGNETPAAIRVLAVAVAAVAVLQTLLHLVSILASRRLN; encoded by the coding sequence ATGTCCAGGCCCACGGAGGCTGAGGTGCCCGCGCCGGACCGGCCCCACACCGACGGCGAACGTGCCGACGACGACCGTCCGTCCCGCAAGAGCGCCCGCGTCGCCGACGTCCGCGCCCACGGCCAGCCGCCCGGCCTCAAGGAGCGGCGCAACGAGGAGCACTGGGCCGGCCGTCTCTACATGCGCGCCCTCTCCCCGTACTTCGGCTGGATCGCGCTGCGCCTCGGGTTCAGCCCGAACCAGCTCACCTACCTGATGATGCTCAGCGGCATCGCCGCCGGCGTCGTCGTCTCGCTGCCCCTGTCCCCGCTGTGGACGGCCGTCGGCGGCGCCGTCCTCATCCAGATCTACCTCCTGCTCGACTGCGTGGACGGCGAGGTCGCCCGCTACCTGCGGCAGACGTCCGTCGCCGGGGTCTTCCTCGACCGCATCGGCCACTACCTGTCCGAGGTGTCCCTCCTCATCGGCCTCGGCTTCGCCGCCCAGGGCGGCTGGGAGACCGGCGGCTACGTCGAACTCGGCATGCTCGCCGCGCTCGGCGCCGCCCTCATCAAGGCCGAGACCGACAACGTGATCGTCGCCCGCGCCAAGTCCGGCCTCACCGCCGACCCCACCGGCGGCGACCGCGCGCTGCGCCCCCGCTCCACCCGGATCGCCCTCGCCCGCCAGGCCGCGTCCATGCTCCGCTTCCACCGGATCATCGGCGCCGTCGAACTCTCCCTGCTGATCCTCGCCGCCGCCGCGCTCGACACCGTCCTCGGCAACGAGACCCCCGCCGCGATCCGCGTCCTCGCCGTCGCCGTCGCCGCCGTGGCCGTGCTGCAGACCCTGCTGCACCTGGTGAGCATCCTCGCCTCCCGGAGACTCAATTGA
- a CDS encoding glycosyltransferase family 2 protein, giving the protein MGNRPEELARAVRSALDQEHVDIEVVLVGNGVDPVADRGAEPPFDDARVKTVALPKNVGIPAGRNRGVEASSGDIVLFLDDDGWYRSTRLGTYLRDRFSADPELGVVSFRVRDPEGGPGERRHVPRLRAGDPERSSAVTTFLGGACAMRRAAYDLGGGLPEDFFYAHEETDLAWQILNAGYHIAYDASAVMYHPAVLPTRHDMFYRYNARNRVWLARRNLPWLLALTYLTVWVGMTVLRERSPKALKPWFKGFAEGWRKPAGPRRPITWRTAWRMTRTGRPPVI; this is encoded by the coding sequence ATGGGCAACCGCCCCGAGGAACTGGCCCGCGCCGTCCGCAGCGCCCTCGACCAGGAGCACGTGGACATCGAGGTCGTCCTCGTCGGCAACGGCGTCGACCCCGTCGCCGACCGCGGCGCGGAGCCGCCCTTCGACGACGCCCGGGTGAAGACCGTCGCGCTCCCCAAGAACGTCGGCATCCCCGCCGGCCGCAACCGCGGCGTCGAAGCGTCCAGCGGCGACATCGTCCTGTTCCTCGACGACGACGGCTGGTACCGCTCGACCCGCCTCGGCACCTACCTGCGCGACCGCTTCTCCGCCGACCCCGAGCTCGGGGTCGTCTCCTTCCGCGTCCGCGACCCCGAAGGCGGCCCCGGCGAACGCCGGCACGTCCCCCGGCTCCGCGCCGGAGACCCCGAACGCTCGTCCGCCGTCACCACCTTCCTCGGCGGCGCCTGCGCGATGCGCCGCGCCGCCTACGACCTCGGCGGCGGCCTCCCCGAGGATTTCTTCTACGCCCACGAGGAAACCGACCTCGCCTGGCAGATCCTCAACGCCGGCTACCACATCGCCTACGACGCCTCCGCGGTCATGTACCACCCGGCCGTCCTGCCCACCCGGCACGACATGTTCTACCGGTACAACGCCCGCAACCGCGTCTGGCTCGCGCGCCGCAACCTCCCCTGGCTCCTCGCCCTCACCTACCTCACCGTGTGGGTCGGCATGACCGTCCTGCGCGAACGCAGCCCCAAAGCCCTCAAACCCTGGTTCAAGGGCTTCGCGGAAGGCTGGCGCAAACCCGCCGGCCCCCGCCGCCCCATCACCTGGCGCACCGCCTGGCGCATGACCAGAACGGGCCGCCCTCCTGTTATCTAG
- a CDS encoding HelD family protein, which translates to MSSQVTGRPAGPGGTVKDREIAAEQRYVDIAYERLEEMRAEAQAMIREGFRQAQAGTKAALVDRDAWVHQAARRAQALDVADDGLVFGRLDLAVGEVRYIGRVGVRTPDHDSLVIDWRAPAAEDFYRATPEDPRGVVRRRVLHSRGHAVVDLEDDLLDPSAADGMTVVGDGAFLASLARTREGAMRDIVATIQREQDEVIRAPVDGTVLVRGAPGTGKTAVALHRVAYLLFRHRQRFGSRGVLVVGPNPRFTSYIERVLPSLGEGSASLRSLGDLVDGVAATVHDGPALARIKGAETMTNVLRRAVADQAPGAPDELRVVFKGVVVALDRGRLDRIRAEVHRRSRGSVNAARGRAAEALLDALWDRFTSIGGQEAAEAAEGAEAGLWNAILAADGLADLDDGQGGTSGDGSPREKFDARVREQRSFTDFLVAWWPLRGPLDVLRSLGDPERLRRAAGRDVPREDVPALAASWAEGPVSYQDAALLDELDALLGSPPRPSRRRRAPVADDPFVVDGVNILTGEEVADETWEPEMEELTTSIERLERSRRVDDGVVEERPEYAHIVVDEAQDLSPMQWRMLGRRGRQASWTIVEDPAQSAWEDLDAARAAMESALGGGGERRGRGRPRKRTPRARHEYELTTNYRNSTEIAAVSARVLAEALPDARPARAVRTSGIDPVIDVVPEPDLATAARTAAEELLDQVEGTIGVIVPLALGSGGQATLFDGTAWDDAERARLAEGLPERVQVLDVLEAKGLEFDAAVIVAPETVAAQSPRGLRVLYVAVSRATQRLTVLTADPHWRDKLQDD; encoded by the coding sequence ATGTCGTCCCAGGTCACCGGGCGGCCGGCCGGTCCCGGCGGCACGGTCAAGGACCGCGAGATCGCGGCCGAGCAGCGCTATGTCGACATCGCGTACGAGCGGCTGGAGGAGATGCGCGCCGAGGCGCAGGCCATGATCCGCGAGGGGTTCCGGCAGGCGCAGGCCGGTACGAAGGCCGCGCTGGTGGACCGGGACGCGTGGGTGCACCAGGCCGCGCGGCGCGCGCAGGCGCTCGACGTCGCCGATGACGGCCTGGTGTTCGGACGGCTCGACCTGGCGGTCGGCGAGGTCCGCTACATCGGACGGGTGGGCGTGCGCACGCCCGACCACGACTCCCTCGTCATCGACTGGCGGGCCCCGGCGGCCGAGGACTTCTACCGCGCGACGCCCGAGGATCCGCGCGGCGTCGTCCGCCGCCGCGTCCTGCACTCGCGCGGGCACGCCGTCGTCGACCTCGAGGACGATCTGCTCGACCCGTCCGCGGCCGACGGGATGACCGTCGTGGGCGACGGCGCGTTCCTGGCGTCGCTGGCCCGCACCCGCGAGGGCGCGATGCGCGACATCGTCGCGACGATCCAGCGCGAACAGGACGAGGTGATCCGCGCGCCCGTGGACGGCACGGTGCTGGTGCGGGGCGCGCCCGGCACCGGCAAGACGGCCGTCGCCCTGCACCGGGTGGCGTACCTGCTGTTCCGGCACCGGCAGCGGTTCGGCTCGCGCGGTGTCCTGGTCGTCGGCCCGAACCCCCGCTTCACCTCCTACATCGAGCGCGTGCTGCCGTCCCTCGGCGAGGGCTCGGCGTCGCTGCGGTCCCTCGGCGACCTCGTGGACGGCGTCGCCGCGACCGTCCACGACGGACCGGCGCTCGCCCGGATCAAGGGCGCGGAGACGATGACGAACGTGCTGCGCCGCGCGGTCGCCGACCAGGCACCCGGCGCGCCCGACGAGCTGCGCGTCGTGTTCAAGGGCGTCGTCGTCGCCCTCGACCGGGGCCGCCTCGACCGCATCCGCGCCGAGGTGCACCGGCGCAGCCGGGGCAGCGTCAACGCCGCCCGGGGCCGCGCCGCCGAGGCGCTGCTGGACGCCCTGTGGGACCGGTTCACGAGCATCGGCGGGCAGGAGGCGGCGGAGGCCGCCGAGGGCGCCGAGGCCGGGCTGTGGAACGCGATCCTGGCGGCCGACGGGCTCGCCGACCTCGACGACGGGCAGGGCGGGACGTCCGGCGACGGCTCGCCGCGCGAGAAGTTCGACGCCCGCGTCCGCGAGCAGCGCTCGTTCACCGACTTCCTGGTCGCCTGGTGGCCGCTGCGCGGCCCGCTCGACGTCCTGCGCTCCCTCGGCGACCCGGAGCGGCTCCGCCGCGCCGCGGGACGCGACGTGCCCCGCGAGGACGTGCCCGCGCTCGCCGCGTCCTGGGCCGAGGGCCCGGTCAGCTACCAGGACGCCGCGCTGCTCGACGAGCTGGACGCGCTGCTCGGTTCGCCGCCGCGCCCGTCCCGGCGCCGCCGCGCGCCCGTCGCGGACGACCCGTTCGTCGTGGACGGCGTGAACATCCTGACGGGCGAGGAGGTGGCCGACGAGACGTGGGAGCCGGAGATGGAGGAGCTGACGACCTCCATCGAACGGCTGGAGCGGTCCCGCCGCGTCGACGACGGCGTCGTGGAGGAACGCCCCGAGTACGCCCATATCGTCGTCGACGAGGCGCAGGACCTGTCCCCCATGCAGTGGCGGATGCTGGGCCGCCGCGGCCGCCAGGCCAGCTGGACGATCGTCGAGGATCCCGCGCAGAGCGCCTGGGAGGACCTCGACGCGGCCCGCGCGGCGATGGAGTCCGCCCTCGGCGGCGGCGGCGAGCGCCGGGGCCGCGGGCGTCCCCGCAAGCGCACGCCCCGCGCCCGCCACGAGTACGAACTCACCACGAACTACCGCAACTCCACCGAGATCGCGGCCGTGTCCGCGCGGGTGCTCGCGGAGGCGCTCCCCGACGCCCGTCCCGCCCGGGCCGTCCGCACGTCCGGGATCGACCCGGTCATCGACGTCGTCCCCGAACCCGACCTCGCCACCGCGGCCCGCACCGCCGCCGAGGAGCTTCTGGACCAGGTCGAGGGGACGATCGGCGTGATCGTCCCGCTCGCCCTCGGCTCCGGCGGCCAGGCCACCCTCTTCGACGGAACGGCCTGGGACGACGCCGAGCGCGCTCGCCTCGCCGAGGGCCTGCCCGAACGCGTGCAGGTCCTGGACGTCCTGGAGGCGAAGGGCCTCGAGTTCGACGCGGCGGTGATCGTCGCCCCGGAGACCGTCGCGGCCCAGTCCCCGCGCGGCCTGCGCGTCCTGTACGTGGCCGTCTCCCGCGCGACGCAGCGCCTGACCGTCCTGACCGCCGACCCACACTGGCGCGACAAACTCCAAGACGACTAA
- a CDS encoding SRPBCC family protein, producing MEREWVVEESVAIDAGPDRVYAAVADLRRMREWSPEVFATWIRGRAIVPGTRFVGFNRLGWRLWFTTCQVTVAEPGRAFAFRVSSFGMPVALWGYRVEGFDVDGTSRTRLTEYWEDLRRDHRGAGFVSLLGRLFTGVPADERAAANRRGMRATLDRIRTGVERASDT from the coding sequence ATGGAACGCGAGTGGGTGGTGGAGGAGAGCGTCGCCATCGACGCCGGGCCGGACCGTGTCTACGCGGCGGTCGCCGACCTGCGGCGGATGCGCGAGTGGAGCCCCGAGGTGTTCGCGACGTGGATCCGCGGCCGGGCGATCGTCCCCGGAACCCGGTTCGTCGGCTTCAACCGGCTCGGGTGGCGGCTGTGGTTCACGACCTGCCAGGTGACCGTCGCGGAGCCGGGCCGCGCCTTCGCCTTCCGGGTGTCGAGCTTCGGCATGCCGGTGGCGCTGTGGGGGTACCGGGTCGAGGGGTTCGACGTGGACGGCACGTCCCGCACGAGGCTCACCGAGTACTGGGAGGACCTCCGGCGCGACCATCGCGGCGCCGGGTTCGTCTCGCTCCTCGGCCGGTTGTTCACCGGCGTCCCGGCGGACGAGCGCGCGGCGGCGAACCGGCGCGGGATGCGCGCGACCCTCGACCGGATCCGGACGGGCGTCGAACGCGCGTCCGACACGTGA
- a CDS encoding HD domain-containing protein yields the protein MEVFDRWRTWDDARAGLAEHPALDADRIGRAAHAAVRRHGDQTRPTGAPYLEHLLEALEVLVRGAGETDPDVLAAVLLHDVVEDTPATVADVEDEFGPRVAELVDWVTKPPAGGAGRQAKRAAKSAYLRRLRDAPPEAVRVKLADRVSNVQTLDRMPPDFQRRYYAETLTYIVPLTADEPWFASWYASWRKRYAHLL from the coding sequence ATGGAGGTGTTCGACCGCTGGCGCACCTGGGACGACGCCCGCGCGGGCCTCGCGGAACACCCCGCCCTCGACGCCGATCGCATCGGACGGGCGGCGCACGCGGCCGTCCGCCGGCACGGCGACCAGACGCGCCCCACCGGCGCACCCTATCTGGAGCATCTCCTGGAGGCGCTCGAAGTGCTGGTGCGGGGCGCGGGCGAGACCGACCCGGACGTCCTGGCGGCCGTCCTCCTGCACGACGTCGTCGAGGACACGCCCGCCACGGTCGCCGACGTCGAGGACGAGTTCGGGCCGCGGGTCGCCGAGCTGGTCGACTGGGTGACCAAACCCCCGGCGGGTGGCGCGGGACGGCAGGCGAAGCGGGCCGCGAAGTCGGCGTACCTGCGCCGGCTGCGGGACGCCCCGCCCGAGGCCGTCCGGGTGAAGCTCGCCGACCGGGTGAGCAACGTGCAGACGCTCGACCGGATGCCGCCCGACTTCCAGCGCCGCTACTACGCCGAGACCCTCACCTACATCGTGCCGCTCACCGCGGACGAGCCGTGGTTCGCGTCCTGGTACGCGTCGTGGCGGAAGCGGTACGCGCATCTCCTCTAG
- a CDS encoding SDR family NAD(P)-dependent oxidoreductase codes for MRPTALVTGAARGIGARAAQRLAADAWDVVAVDTDEPGLARTALRSPNTHTRTCDVTDPKAVAAVLAVTGPVNRLVCAPAAPSTELEHVLRMDVLGASHLIEAALPGMLDRGRGEIIVLTESPSRSPAHAAASAAVAAYLRALATDHPAPGVRFRHAAAHPDVPHRVVLDAVDRSLARRTRARTVHPARRSRLLPHS; via the coding sequence GTGAGGCCCACCGCGCTGGTCACCGGCGCCGCCCGCGGCATCGGCGCCCGCGCCGCGCAGCGCCTCGCCGCCGACGCGTGGGACGTCGTCGCCGTCGACACCGACGAGCCGGGGCTCGCCCGCACCGCCCTGCGCTCCCCGAACACCCACACCCGAACCTGCGACGTCACCGACCCGAAGGCCGTCGCCGCCGTCCTCGCCGTCACCGGCCCGGTGAACCGGCTGGTCTGCGCCCCGGCGGCCCCGTCCACCGAACTAGAACACGTTCTACGGATGGACGTGCTCGGCGCGTCCCACCTCATCGAGGCGGCGCTCCCCGGCATGCTGGACCGCGGCCGCGGCGAGATCATCGTGCTCACCGAGTCCCCGTCCCGCTCCCCCGCGCACGCCGCCGCCTCCGCCGCCGTGGCCGCCTACCTGCGCGCCCTCGCCACCGACCACCCGGCCCCCGGCGTCCGCTTCCGGCACGCCGCCGCCCACCCCGACGTCCCGCACCGAGTCGTCCTGGACGCCGTCGACCGCTCCCTGGCCCGCCGAACCCGAGCCCGGACCGTCCACCCCGCCCGCAGATCCCGCCTCCTCCCCCACAGCTGA
- a CDS encoding acetoacetate decarboxylase family protein: protein MTTDYAVQGERVAMPVRIRDAAVASAMFAVPAPAARALIAYSGLDVFEPLRGRAICSLAFVRYIDGDLGPYHEFAVAFLARPPGGKVGAFIHWLPVNQEFTLEAGRSIWGFPKELADIPMHLASRVKRCAVRFGGRTAIELAVRPGAPVPSGSRSPRVEAYSHLDGVTRRVPWEVTPGAVRMRPGGATLRLGDHPVADELRGLGLDGARALGASTVGHLRMTFEAAEEVHP, encoded by the coding sequence GTGACAACCGACTACGCCGTGCAGGGCGAACGGGTCGCCATGCCCGTCCGGATCCGCGACGCCGCCGTGGCCTCGGCGATGTTCGCCGTCCCCGCCCCGGCCGCCCGCGCCCTGATCGCCTACTCCGGCCTCGACGTCTTCGAACCCCTGCGCGGCAGAGCGATCTGCTCGCTCGCGTTCGTCCGGTACATCGACGGCGACCTCGGCCCCTACCACGAGTTCGCCGTCGCGTTCCTGGCCCGCCCGCCCGGCGGCAAGGTCGGCGCGTTCATCCACTGGCTGCCCGTCAACCAGGAGTTCACCCTGGAGGCCGGGCGGAGCATCTGGGGCTTCCCCAAGGAACTCGCCGACATCCCGATGCACCTCGCCTCCCGCGTCAAGCGCTGCGCCGTCCGGTTCGGCGGCCGGACCGCGATCGAACTCGCCGTGCGCCCCGGCGCGCCCGTCCCGTCCGGGTCCCGCAGCCCGCGCGTCGAGGCGTACTCGCACCTCGACGGCGTCACCCGCCGCGTCCCGTGGGAGGTCACGCCGGGAGCCGTCCGGATGCGCCCCGGCGGCGCGACCCTCCGGCTCGGCGACCACCCCGTCGCGGACGAACTGCGCGGGCTCGGCCTCGACGGGGCCCGCGCGCTCGGCGCCAGCACCGTCGGCCACCTGCGGATGACGTTCGAGGCCGCCGAGGAGGTACACCCGTGA